A single region of the Melioribacteraceae bacterium 4301-Me genome encodes:
- a CDS encoding thermonuclease family protein yields MKKTLYVYKAFVSDVYDGDTCRVEIDLGLHTWIKDEKIRLSRINVPELKGKERIEGIKSRDFLRSLILKKEVLIKTIKDKKGKYGRYLGEVYLEKKNGNFVNINDLLVKKGYAVYKKY; encoded by the coding sequence ATGAAAAAAACATTATATGTATATAAAGCTTTTGTTAGTGATGTCTATGATGGCGATACATGCAGAGTTGAAATTGATTTAGGTCTTCATACATGGATTAAAGATGAAAAAATAAGGCTTAGCAGAATTAATGTACCTGAGTTAAAGGGTAAGGAAAGGATAGAAGGGATTAAATCAAGAGATTTTCTTAGAAGTTTGATTCTAAAGAAAGAGGTTTTAATAAAGACAATTAAAGATAAAAAGGGTAAATATGGCCGTTATTTAGGGGAGGTATATTTAGAAAAAAAGAACGGCAATTTTGTAAACATTAATGACCTTTTAGTTAAAAAAGGTTATGCAGTTTATAAGAAGTACTAA
- a CDS encoding sensor histidine kinase has product MFRKIGFKLIFIVGVTAIVIIGGYTYLNLKSETNILLSEVERHALELSDAIKNSTRHGMMLNQREMIHDIINTIGKDPAIYALRVFNKDGEIIYSNRHEDIGKMLDKYAESCYACHAANKPLEKLAINDRTRIYRSEQDSSRILGVINPIYNEKSCYEADCHAHPSSAKVLGVLDVSIHLKEIDEKIHNNEIQGLIFALIAVSAIGFIIALFIKRWVDKPVKELVNATNQVGLGNLNYFIKETTKDELGTLAQSFNNMIKKLKEMQMQVFQSEKMASLGQLAAGVAHEINNPLTGVLTYSSYLLKRTQNNPELQEDLKVIVRETMRSREIVRGLLDFARQSTPKKTKININEIIDRALSVVNNQLRLNNVIIEKNYDDKLPSITADANQMQQVFINLLVNANDSISKDGGKIFIKTSVATLSQGIANVKSAVCEKNHNLIENDYKIEGFPSIKLKVRNAKNEGIIHLDAVYGRHKDDIQIKIEKEKPYNLLCPVCETTLIAKNEKCPKCGGPVYKIKIPNNGYIKGCAQFNDDWQKWDIPLESEKNFIEITVKDTGCGIPKENLNKIFDPFFTTKGQKGTGLGLSVIWGIIEIHNGTINVESEVGKGTTFTIRLPL; this is encoded by the coding sequence ATGTTCAGAAAAATTGGTTTCAAATTAATCTTTATTGTGGGTGTTACTGCCATAGTGATTATTGGGGGTTACACTTATCTTAACTTAAAATCAGAGACAAACATTTTACTAAGTGAAGTGGAACGGCATGCCCTTGAGTTAAGTGATGCAATTAAAAACAGCACACGGCACGGCATGATGTTAAATCAGAGAGAAATGATTCATGATATAATTAACACAATAGGAAAAGATCCGGCAATTTATGCGCTTAGAGTGTTCAATAAAGATGGCGAAATTATTTATTCAAACAGACATGAAGATATTGGAAAGATGCTCGATAAGTATGCCGAAAGTTGTTATGCATGTCATGCTGCAAATAAGCCCTTAGAAAAATTAGCAATTAATGATAGAACAAGAATTTACAGGTCAGAGCAAGATTCATCAAGAATCTTGGGAGTAATAAACCCGATTTACAACGAAAAATCTTGCTACGAAGCAGACTGCCATGCACATCCGTCCTCTGCTAAAGTGCTTGGGGTACTTGATGTTTCTATTCACTTAAAAGAAATTGATGAAAAAATTCACAACAACGAAATTCAGGGATTAATCTTCGCTTTAATCGCAGTTAGTGCTATTGGTTTCATAATTGCCTTATTTATAAAACGATGGGTCGATAAACCAGTCAAAGAACTTGTAAATGCAACTAACCAAGTCGGGCTGGGAAATTTAAATTATTTCATTAAAGAAACGACTAAAGATGAATTAGGCACATTAGCACAATCTTTTAACAACATGATAAAAAAACTCAAAGAAATGCAAATGCAGGTCTTCCAGTCAGAAAAAATGGCTTCTTTGGGTCAACTTGCAGCCGGTGTAGCTCATGAAATCAATAACCCATTGACTGGCGTGTTAACTTACAGTAGTTATTTATTGAAGCGAACTCAAAATAATCCCGAATTGCAAGAGGACTTAAAAGTTATAGTTAGAGAAACAATGAGAAGCAGAGAAATAGTAAGGGGACTTTTAGATTTTGCTCGTCAGTCAACTCCCAAAAAAACAAAAATAAATATTAATGAAATTATTGACAGAGCTTTAAGCGTTGTTAACAACCAACTAAGATTAAATAATGTTATTATTGAAAAAAATTATGATGATAAATTACCCAGCATTACTGCCGATGCAAATCAAATGCAACAAGTTTTTATAAATTTATTAGTAAATGCTAACGATTCAATTAGTAAAGATGGTGGTAAAATTTTTATCAAAACTTCAGTAGCCACACTTTCTCAAGGAATTGCCAATGTAAAATCAGCAGTATGTGAAAAAAATCATAATCTAATTGAAAATGATTATAAAATAGAAGGTTTCCCATCTATAAAATTAAAAGTAAGAAATGCAAAGAACGAAGGGATTATTCACTTAGACGCTGTTTATGGAAGACATAAAGATGACATTCAGATAAAAATTGAAAAAGAAAAACCATATAATTTACTTTGCCCCGTATGCGAAACAACTCTAATAGCTAAAAATGAAAAATGTCCAAAATGTGGCGGACCTGTTTACAAGATTAAAATACCTAATAATGGTTACATAAAAGGATGCGCTCAGTTTAATGACGATTGGCAAAAATGGGATATCCCATTAGAAAGCGAAAAAAATTTTATAGAGATAACTGTAAAAGATACTGGCTGCGGTATTCCAAAAGAAAATTTAAATAAAATATTTGATCCATTTTTTACGACCAAAGGACAAAAAGGAACCGGCCTCGGGTTATCTGTTATCTGGGGAATCATTGAAATTCATAATGGAACAATAAACGTAGAAAGCGAGGTGGGTAAAGGCACTACTTTTACAATACGATTGCCTTTATAA
- a CDS encoding cupin domain-containing protein, with protein sequence MKKNFFEDTFVNSNKEFIETVLDSGTFKIERIVSNSYSSPKDFWYDQSLNEFVLLLKGSAKILFDNGEITELSPGDYLLIPAHKKHRIEETDKNQKTFWLTVHYT encoded by the coding sequence ATGAAAAAAAATTTCTTTGAAGACACTTTTGTTAATTCTAATAAGGAATTTATTGAGACTGTTCTTGATAGTGGAACTTTCAAAATAGAAAGGATTGTATCTAACAGCTATTCATCACCAAAAGACTTTTGGTACGACCAATCGTTAAACGAATTTGTGCTGCTGTTGAAAGGAAGCGCGAAAATTTTATTTGATAATGGCGAGATAACCGAATTAAGCCCTGGTGATTATCTGTTAATACCGGCTCACAAAAAGCATCGAATCGAAGAAACTGATAAGAACCAGAAAACTTTTTGGCTGACTGTCCACTACACATAA
- the nrfD gene encoding NrfD/PsrC family molybdoenzyme membrane anchor subunit: MEEYMKPQKIKKKFFTPGVIVISVFAAFGLLVLLARFIFGLGAVTHLSNQYPWGIWIGLDVALGVALAAGGFTTAALGHIMHREKFHVIIRPALLTALLGYTFVALSVATDLGRWYYIWHPLIFWNGNSALFEVGMCVMIYMTVLYIEFLPIVCERFIGRVNLPGILRKLNKPIDRLLQVLDKGLDKTMFIFIIAGVVLSCLHQSSLGTLMIIAGPKMHPLWQTPVLPLLFLLSAISVGFPMVIFESIISSKSFGLKPEMDVLTDLARMVGPILFTYLAFKVGDMVIRKTFVYLYEINTTSVMFTIELIVGVVIPLRMFFSPKIVKSPTGVFIASCLVIFGVFMNRLNNFIVAYNPPYSFQPYFPSIGEILVTLGFISLEVLLYRAAVMIFPIITQPSEGALKTKYAIKGVK, translated from the coding sequence ATGGAAGAATATATGAAGCCACAAAAAATCAAAAAGAAATTTTTTACTCCAGGTGTTATTGTAATTTCTGTTTTTGCTGCTTTTGGTTTACTTGTCTTGTTAGCAAGATTCATTTTTGGTTTAGGCGCAGTTACTCATTTAAGTAATCAGTATCCATGGGGAATTTGGATTGGTTTAGATGTAGCTTTGGGTGTTGCTCTTGCTGCCGGCGGTTTTACAACAGCAGCTTTAGGCCATATTATGCACCGCGAAAAATTTCATGTTATTATACGCCCCGCTTTGTTAACTGCTCTCTTAGGTTATACTTTCGTTGCTTTAAGCGTAGCTACAGACTTGGGAAGATGGTATTACATTTGGCACCCATTAATTTTCTGGAATGGTAATTCAGCTCTTTTTGAAGTTGGTATGTGCGTTATGATATACATGACAGTTCTTTATATTGAGTTTCTGCCTATTGTATGCGAGAGGTTTATAGGTCGAGTTAATCTACCCGGTATACTAAGAAAACTAAACAAACCTATTGACAGGCTTTTGCAAGTTCTTGACAAGGGATTAGACAAAACAATGTTTATTTTCATTATTGCCGGCGTAGTTCTTTCATGTTTACATCAATCCTCTTTAGGTACTTTGATGATAATCGCTGGCCCTAAGATGCACCCGCTTTGGCAAACTCCAGTTTTGCCTTTATTATTTCTGCTCTCAGCAATTTCAGTTGGATTTCCAATGGTAATTTTTGAATCAATAATCTCATCGAAATCATTTGGACTTAAACCCGAAATGGACGTACTAACAGATTTAGCAAGGATGGTTGGACCAATTCTGTTTACTTACTTAGCCTTTAAAGTTGGTGACATGGTAATAAGAAAAACTTTTGTTTATTTATATGAAATCAATACAACAAGCGTAATGTTTACTATTGAGCTAATCGTTGGGGTAGTTATTCCTTTAAGAATGTTCTTTTCACCCAAGATTGTAAAATCGCCAACGGGGGTATTTATTGCTTCATGCTTAGTAATATTCGGTGTATTTATGAATCGTTTAAACAATTTTATTGTGGCTTATAATCCACCTTATTCATTTCAGCCTTATTTTCCATCAATTGGGGAGATATTAGTAACATTAGGCTTCATATCATTGGAAGTATTATTGTATAGAGCTGCAGTTATGATTTTCCCAATAATTACACAACCCAGTGAAGGAGCACTTAAAACTAAATATGCTATTAAAGGTGTGAAATGA
- a CDS encoding response regulator — protein sequence MPLFILALIVFIIADIVIRFVIKNIQAKKIRKERAAILEESLRVDFSKEAVSLKRAEVPNPKARILCVDDEDIILDSFRKILVLDGYSVDTVNSGPEAINLIKSHHYDFVFTDLKMPEMDGVEVTKIIKNLRPDIDVIIITGYATVETAVDCMKYGAMDYVQKPFTEDELLKFTNNSLIKRQERIRKQLKPRVHITHFEEAEKFSKGEFSIPGGVFISENHTWASVSQDGTVKVGIDDFAKKLIGDIEDIEFPNLGMKVQKGQPLFSIKQNKKRITFGSPLSGQVSKINHELSENLSLLNFTPYEKNWICSIDADNLDTELKDLKIGKSAVNFYQNEIDEYMKFIQDYLKTEKDKKDFDELFIGQLGKLEEKHWHIIVSKFFKRD from the coding sequence ATGCCTCTGTTTATTTTAGCATTAATTGTATTTATAATTGCAGATATTGTCATAAGATTCGTAATTAAAAATATTCAAGCCAAGAAAATTCGTAAGGAAAGAGCTGCCATTTTAGAAGAGAGTTTAAGAGTTGATTTCAGTAAAGAAGCGGTTTCATTAAAGCGAGCTGAAGTGCCAAATCCCAAAGCTCGTATACTATGCGTAGACGATGAAGATATCATACTTGACAGCTTTAGAAAAATTCTTGTCTTAGACGGCTATTCAGTGGATACAGTCAACTCCGGTCCCGAAGCAATCAATCTAATAAAATCCCACCATTATGATTTTGTTTTTACTGACCTTAAAATGCCTGAGATGGATGGTGTGGAAGTAACTAAAATTATAAAAAACTTACGGCCAGATATTGATGTTATAATAATAACTGGGTATGCAACTGTAGAAACCGCTGTAGATTGTATGAAATACGGCGCAATGGATTATGTCCAAAAACCATTTACCGAAGACGAATTGCTTAAATTTACCAATAACTCACTTATTAAACGACAAGAAAGAATACGGAAACAATTAAAACCACGTGTACACATAACTCATTTTGAAGAAGCGGAAAAATTCAGCAAAGGAGAATTCTCAATACCAGGCGGCGTATTTATATCAGAAAATCACACATGGGCAAGTGTATCGCAGGACGGCACAGTTAAAGTTGGCATTGATGATTTTGCAAAAAAATTAATTGGTGATATTGAAGATATTGAATTTCCAAACCTTGGAATGAAAGTTCAAAAAGGTCAACCATTATTTAGCATTAAACAAAATAAAAAAAGAATTACTTTTGGTTCACCGTTGAGCGGACAAGTTTCCAAAATTAATCATGAGCTTTCAGAGAATTTATCGCTTTTGAATTTTACTCCTTACGAAAAAAACTGGATTTGCTCTATCGATGCCGATAACCTTGATACAGAATTGAAAGATTTAAAAATTGGCAAGTCCGCTGTTAATTTCTATCAAAATGAAATAGATGAATACATGAAGTTTATTCAAGATTACTTAAAAACTGAAAAAGATAAAAAGGATTTTGATGAACTATTCATTGGACAATTGGGTAAATTAGAAGAAAAGCACTGGCATATCATAGTTTCAAAGTTTTTTAAGAGAGATTAG
- a CDS encoding cytochrome c3 family protein: MKSKLYLVIISILLTALNYFGQNKSTSHQVYQDLSCRTCHSCDIPTKENPCLIKCPRDFIATVKQKPEDGPNTIVIERLKSSNNLYNPVIFKHQAHAEMSEMSGGCVSCHHYNPPGKVVGCVQCHQPERAREDLSKPDLKGAYHRLCMNCHREWSGEVECYSCHELKNKSTKTHLAVSTESTHKRIHPDVAVPIKLTFNTPNAVGKLVTFYHSDHVNLFKLDCQNCHSNESCTKCHNKNKAQVAHITLEQHHKICSTCHDTETNSKCSFCHQNKEVGPFNHKEKTGFDITRFHGKLSCERCHTTKGKFTGLKDDCASCHGSWTQENFNHKITGIALDETHYGLECDNCHKEKNYSNPVCTDCHDDKSYPKNVPGRRIK; the protein is encoded by the coding sequence ATGAAATCTAAATTATATTTAGTTATTATTTCAATTCTGTTAACGGCTTTAAATTATTTCGGACAAAACAAGTCCACATCTCATCAAGTCTATCAAGACTTAAGTTGCAGGACATGTCATAGTTGTGATATCCCAACCAAAGAAAATCCATGCTTAATTAAATGTCCAAGAGATTTTATTGCCACAGTAAAACAAAAACCAGAAGATGGACCCAACACAATAGTAATTGAAAGGCTGAAAAGTTCTAACAACCTTTACAATCCTGTAATTTTCAAGCATCAGGCTCATGCAGAAATGTCTGAAATGTCGGGTGGCTGTGTCTCTTGCCATCATTATAATCCACCAGGGAAAGTAGTAGGATGCGTTCAATGCCATCAGCCAGAACGTGCAAGAGAAGACTTAAGCAAACCTGATTTGAAAGGTGCATATCACAGATTGTGCATGAACTGTCATAGGGAATGGAGCGGCGAGGTTGAATGTTATTCTTGTCATGAATTAAAAAATAAATCAACGAAAACTCATTTGGCTGTAAGTACAGAATCAACTCACAAAAGAATTCATCCTGATGTAGCTGTTCCTATTAAACTTACATTCAATACTCCAAATGCAGTTGGGAAGCTCGTAACATTTTATCACAGTGACCATGTTAATTTATTCAAACTTGATTGCCAAAATTGCCACAGCAACGAAAGCTGTACTAAATGCCATAACAAAAACAAAGCTCAAGTAGCTCATATAACATTAGAACAGCATCATAAAATTTGTTCTACTTGTCATGATACAGAAACAAATTCTAAATGTAGTTTCTGTCATCAGAACAAGGAAGTCGGTCCGTTTAATCACAAAGAAAAAACGGGATTTGACATTACAAGATTTCATGGAAAGTTAAGCTGCGAAAGATGTCATACTACAAAAGGTAAATTTACAGGGCTTAAGGATGATTGTGCATCGTGTCATGGTTCGTGGACACAGGAAAATTTCAATCATAAAATTACCGGTATCGCATTAGATGAAACACATTATGGACTGGAATGCGATAACTGTCACAAAGAAAAAAATTACTCTAATCCAGTCTGTACAGATTGCCACGATGATAAAAGTTACCCTAAAAACGTACCGGGGAGAAGAATAAAATAA
- a CDS encoding response regulator gives MAKEYDILIIDDEQVIIDSVIKIASMEGFTAIGELNALTALNRLQKEKFKLIICDIMMPEMDGFKFIAETERLKIDIPIIITTGYTTVENAVESLYQGAIGFIPKPFTTDELISIIHRGLNYWKLLKSKQAKNIEFVYVPCPAKYYRLGYSTWLNKENDETVLIGATDLYTKTINTIKKINLMNVNDNAVQGQACAWFETEENLTHHLLSPLSGKIISINEKLITNPQLIEKDPYFEGWIYRFIPTEYEYEIKKLIPCSSDRS, from the coding sequence ATGGCAAAAGAATACGACATATTGATAATTGACGATGAACAGGTAATAATAGATTCAGTTATAAAAATTGCTTCTATGGAAGGATTTACTGCCATAGGCGAGTTAAATGCTTTAACTGCTCTGAATCGACTTCAGAAAGAGAAATTCAAACTTATCATATGTGACATCATGATGCCAGAAATGGATGGCTTTAAATTCATAGCAGAAACAGAACGACTTAAAATTGACATACCAATAATTATTACAACCGGCTACACCACAGTTGAAAATGCTGTGGAATCGCTTTACCAAGGTGCAATCGGTTTTATCCCTAAACCTTTTACAACAGATGAACTAATAAGCATAATTCACAGAGGATTAAATTATTGGAAATTATTGAAATCTAAACAGGCTAAAAATATAGAGTTTGTCTACGTGCCATGTCCAGCGAAATATTACAGGCTTGGCTATTCCACTTGGCTAAACAAAGAAAACGATGAAACAGTTTTAATTGGTGCAACAGACCTTTACACCAAGACAATAAATACAATTAAGAAAATCAACTTGATGAATGTAAATGACAACGCTGTGCAGGGGCAAGCTTGTGCATGGTTCGAAACTGAAGAAAATTTAACTCATCATTTATTATCTCCTTTAAGCGGCAAAATTATCTCGATAAACGAGAAACTAATCACTAATCCTCAACTGATTGAAAAGGACCCCTACTTCGAGGGTTGGATTTATAGATTTATACCAACAGAATATGAATACGAAATAAAAAAACTAATACCATGCAGCTCAGATAGATCATAG
- a CDS encoding bifunctional 3-deoxy-7-phosphoheptulonate synthase/chorismate mutase — protein MAKDKLKELSVLRDKINRLDESIIKLLAQRRDISREVVKAKERAKIPIRDKEREAEILEKIIKLGKKYGLDAHFTNKVFYDIIEDSVRIQQNYVQSALNKIEKKNITVSIQGIEGSYSYLAAKKFFSHSKSELIFLTKDRFEDAVEVCEKGEADFTVLPIENTTSGGINEVYDLLLHTALSIVGEEKFQVKHCLAAIKDIPLSKIKKIYAHHQAAAQCSKFLQGLPHASVEYFVDTAMSLKKIKEEGNPYYAGIASEEAAKLFKVKILKTDIANQRENFTRFIVCARKPVSVDLRVPCKTSLVMATSHTPGSLVEALNVFRNYGVNLTKLESRPILGNPWEEMFYLDFEGNIADEKIQKVLDELGKYTRFLKVLGSYPSQEVSKTKLEMNKLFEGTDNDKASSSKRAETKTTSGKSKAYKLASREYRAEDTIIKVRDVLIGGNNFVVIGGPCSVETETQIMQCARAVKENGAHILRGGCFKPRTSPYSFQGLGFEALNLLTNAGKTYDIPVVTEVLDTEHVTEVAKYADILQVGARNMQNFALLKEVGKTHKPVLLKRGMMASIEELLNAAEYILSQGNRQVILCERGIRTFETATRNTLDLSAIPVLKELTHLPIIVDPSHAVGQRDKVIPLAKAAKIVGAHGVMVEFHPDPEHALSDGEQSLYFEQFEELMRELYRIN, from the coding sequence ATGGCTAAAGATAAACTTAAAGAGCTGTCTGTTTTGAGAGATAAAATCAACCGTTTAGATGAGTCAATTATAAAGCTTTTGGCTCAAAGACGAGATATTAGCAGAGAAGTAGTTAAAGCAAAAGAAAGGGCGAAAATTCCAATTCGAGATAAAGAACGTGAAGCCGAAATATTAGAGAAAATTATTAAGCTGGGCAAAAAGTATGGACTGGATGCTCATTTTACAAATAAAGTTTTTTACGATATAATTGAGGATTCAGTTCGAATACAGCAAAATTATGTCCAGAGTGCTTTAAATAAAATCGAGAAAAAAAACATTACAGTTTCAATACAAGGAATTGAAGGCTCCTATAGTTATTTAGCAGCTAAGAAGTTTTTCTCTCATTCGAAAAGTGAATTAATTTTTTTAACAAAAGACAGATTTGAGGATGCTGTTGAAGTTTGTGAAAAAGGCGAAGCCGACTTTACTGTTCTTCCAATTGAAAATACTACTAGTGGGGGAATAAATGAAGTTTATGATCTTTTGCTTCATACTGCCTTATCAATTGTTGGTGAAGAAAAATTTCAGGTAAAGCATTGTTTGGCTGCAATTAAAGATATCCCACTTTCTAAGATTAAAAAAATTTATGCACACCACCAAGCTGCAGCCCAATGCAGTAAGTTTTTACAAGGCTTGCCGCATGCCAGTGTAGAATATTTTGTTGATACTGCAATGTCGCTAAAAAAAATTAAAGAAGAGGGGAATCCTTATTATGCTGGAATTGCCAGCGAAGAGGCAGCAAAATTATTCAAAGTGAAGATATTAAAGACTGATATTGCAAATCAGAGAGAAAATTTTACGAGGTTCATAGTCTGCGCACGTAAACCTGTATCTGTTGACTTAAGAGTTCCTTGTAAGACATCTTTAGTAATGGCAACATCACATACACCGGGCTCTCTTGTCGAAGCCTTGAACGTATTTAGAAATTATGGCGTTAACCTTACTAAGTTGGAATCTCGTCCAATTCTCGGAAATCCATGGGAAGAAATGTTCTATCTTGACTTTGAAGGAAACATTGCAGATGAAAAAATTCAGAAAGTATTAGATGAATTAGGTAAGTATACTAGGTTTCTCAAAGTTTTAGGCAGTTATCCTTCACAAGAAGTTAGTAAGACTAAACTTGAGATGAATAAATTATTTGAAGGGACTGATAATGATAAGGCAAGTAGTAGTAAGAGAGCAGAAACTAAAACTACTTCTGGAAAATCGAAGGCCTATAAGCTTGCAAGCAGAGAATACAGGGCGGAGGATACAATAATAAAGGTCAGAGATGTTCTAATTGGCGGAAATAATTTTGTAGTAATAGGAGGACCATGCTCAGTTGAAACGGAAACTCAAATTATGCAATGTGCAAGAGCCGTAAAAGAAAATGGCGCTCATATATTGAGAGGAGGTTGCTTTAAACCGCGAACTTCACCTTATAGTTTTCAAGGATTAGGTTTTGAGGCTCTTAATTTATTAACAAATGCTGGAAAAACTTACGACATTCCGGTAGTTACTGAAGTGCTTGATACCGAGCATGTTACCGAAGTAGCAAAATATGCTGACATACTTCAAGTAGGTGCAAGAAATATGCAGAACTTCGCACTTCTTAAGGAAGTCGGTAAAACTCACAAACCCGTGCTATTAAAAAGAGGAATGATGGCATCAATAGAAGAATTGTTAAATGCAGCCGAATATATACTTTCTCAAGGGAATCGCCAGGTTATTTTATGTGAAAGGGGAATAAGAACTTTTGAGACTGCTACTAGAAACACTTTAGATTTGAGTGCAATTCCCGTCTTGAAAGAACTAACACACCTGCCGATTATCGTTGACCCATCACATGCTGTTGGTCAAAGAGATAAAGTTATACCTTTAGCAAAAGCTGCTAAAATTGTTGGGGCTCACGGAGTTATGGTAGAATTTCATCCGGACCCAGAGCATGCACTAAGTGACGGTGAACAGTCGCTTTATTTTGAGCAATTTGAGGAATTGATGAGAGAGTTGTACCGCATTAACTAA
- a CDS encoding 4Fe-4S dicluster domain-containing protein, producing MEKQSRRNFLKTTAIATAAITGLTTRKTKAQEQKGFLPDKAMGVLVDTTVCIGCRKCEWACKTAHQMPTPPIEEYDNRDVFKKMRRPDYTSYTVVNEYKNSDPDKFPIDVKVQCMHCDQPACVSACIVGAFSKLENGAVVWDESKCIGCRYCMVACPFQIPAFEFHKAFQPKITKCDFCYTRQSEGKLPACVEVCPVEALTFGKREDLIQVAKEKIRLYPKRYINHIYGEFEVGGTSWMYLASEDFTKLSFPKLQREPAPGVSESIQHGIFAYFIPPVALYALLGGVMWLNKNKKTETEEE from the coding sequence ATGGAAAAACAATCAAGAAGAAATTTCTTGAAAACCACTGCAATAGCAACTGCTGCTATTACTGGATTAACGACAAGAAAAACAAAAGCTCAAGAACAAAAAGGTTTTCTACCAGACAAAGCAATGGGGGTTTTAGTTGATACTACTGTTTGTATTGGTTGTAGAAAATGTGAATGGGCCTGTAAAACAGCACATCAAATGCCTACCCCTCCAATTGAAGAATATGATAATCGAGATGTATTTAAGAAAATGCGAAGACCGGATTATACTAGTTACACTGTAGTAAATGAATACAAGAACAGCGACCCAGATAAGTTTCCCATTGATGTAAAAGTTCAATGCATGCATTGTGACCAACCAGCATGTGTTTCAGCATGTATAGTAGGTGCATTTTCAAAGTTAGAAAATGGAGCTGTAGTTTGGGATGAATCAAAGTGTATCGGCTGTCGTTATTGCATGGTTGCATGCCCATTTCAAATCCCAGCATTTGAATTTCACAAAGCTTTCCAACCTAAAATCACTAAATGCGATTTCTGTTATACTAGGCAATCAGAAGGAAAACTGCCCGCTTGTGTTGAAGTTTGTCCAGTTGAAGCACTCACTTTCGGTAAAAGAGAAGATTTAATTCAAGTAGCTAAAGAAAAAATAAGACTTTACCCTAAAAGGTACATCAATCACATTTATGGTGAGTTTGAAGTTGGCGGCACATCGTGGATGTATTTAGCTTCAGAAGATTTTACAAAACTGTCATTTCCTAAATTACAGCGCGAACCTGCTCCTGGTGTTTCAGAATCAATCCAGCACGGAATTTTTGCTTACTTTATTCCTCCTGTTGCCCTTTATGCTTTGTTAGGTGGCGTAATGTGGCTTAACAAAAACAAAAAAACTGAAACTGAGGAGGAATAA